The following is a genomic window from Azospirillaceae bacterium.
TGACGGTTGCCCGTCTCGTACTCGACGTGGGCGGTCGAGATCGTGATGCCACGAGCCTTCTCTTCCGGGGCCTTGTCGATCTGGTCGTACGCGGTGAACGTCGCGCCACCGCTCTCGGCCAACACCTTCGTGATGGCAGCGGTCAGCGACGTCTTGCCATGGTCAACGTGACCGATCGTGCCGATGTTGCAATGCGGCTTGTTGCGCTCGAATTTCGCCTTGGCCATGGTCCTATCCGCCTTTGTGCCTGACAGTCTGAAAGTTAAGCTTTGGAATTCACGTGATGCCGTAAGCTGGAGCGGGTGAAGGGAATCGAACCCTCGTCGTAAGCTTGGAAGGCTTCTGCTCTACCATTGAGCTACACCCGCCTGATGCTACCGGCCCCGACATCGGGCCGCTGCCGTCCCCGGAAACTGCTTCGCGCACGCGGGGAACCAGCAAACCCACCCCTCATTTTCTGGGGGGCGGTTTTGCCGGTAAAATGGTGGAAGGGGTAGGATTCGAACCTACGTACGCTAACGCGGGCAGATTTACAGTCTGCTGCCTTTAACCACTCGGCCACCCTTCCGTGCGCCGCGTGTCCGACCGGGGTCGAAAACGGTGGACGGGTGAGTAGGCGTTTCGACCCCCACCTGTCAACGATGAATTTTCAGTCCGGCAAAAAGTCTTGGGGATAACAGCGCCATGACCGCCAAAAGCAGTGGCACCCCTGCCCCGCTGGCGCTAAGGATGGCACCATGAAGCGATCTGGACATTCAGGCCAGGGTGGTTCCCGCACCGGCGGCAACGGCCCCTCCCCCTCCCATTCCCCCCGCCCGCCCCGCGATGGCGGCAGACCCGGCGTGTCCGCGCCCAAGGGGGCGCAGGGCGCAGGCGATCGTGCGCGTGCGCATGAGGCGCGGGGCGAAGGGAAGCCCGACAACCGGGAACCCCGGGGCGGTGCCAAGAAGCCGGCGCCCAAGCCCGGCATGCTGTACGGCCAGCATCCGGTGGTGGCCGCCTGGACCAACCCGGAACGGCGCTGCAAGGCCCTGCTGGCGACGGCGGCGGGCCTGGACCTGATGACGGAGGCGTTCGCCGCCGCCACGGCCGCCGGCCTGACCCGGCCCGCGCCCACGGTGGTGGAACGTGAGGCGCTGGACCGCCTGCTGCCGGCCGGCGCCGTCCACCAGGGCCTGGTGCTGGACGCCAGCCCCCTGCCCGAGCTGGACGTGGCCGATGTCACCCGCGCCTGCGGCGAGACCGACATGGTGGTGGTGCTGGACCAGGTGACCGACCCGCACAATGTCGGCGCCATCCTGCGTTCCGCCGCCGCGTTCGGCGCCAAGGCGGTCATCGTCCAGGACCGGCACGCGCCGGAAGTGACCGGCGTGCTGGCCAAGACGGCGTCGGGCGCGCTGGAGGTGGTGCCCATCGTGCGCGTCACCAACCTGTCGCGGGCGCTGACCGAATTGCAGGAGGGCGGCTTCTGGTGCGTGGGCCTGGCCGAATCGGGCCCGAAGGCACTGCACGAGCTGGATTTCCCCGGCCGCGTGGCCGTGGTCATGGGGTCGGAGGGCGACGGCCTGCGCCGCCTGACCATGGAACGCTGCGACGCCCTGGCCCATCTGCCCACCCGGCCGCCCATCGGCAGCCTGAATGTTTCAAATGCCGCCGCCGTGGCGCTTTACGAGGTCGCACGGCGACGCTAAGGTCTGCCCCGCGCCGTAACGGCCACCAGGAATGTGCCGGCTTAGCTCAGCTGGTAGAGCAACCGCCTTGTAAGCGGTAGGTCGCGAGTTCAAGTCCCGCAGCCGGCACCATTTCCTGATTCAAGCGCCTGAGGCGCACGAACCAAACTACTTAATCACATACGGCTTGTGGCCCAAATCCAGGCCGATGTTGCCCTCGGGCACGTCGTTGAAGCTGCGGTAGCGGCCGCTGGCGCCGGGGCCGCCCATATATTCGGCCAGGGCGTCGTCATCGACGTAGTAGACCGCCGACGAGCGGTAGATGAAATACCCGTCCCGGCTGATCGACACCGTCAGCATCAGTTCGGTCGAGGTTTCCTCCACCGAGGCGCTCTTGGCATCCAGCGCCATGCCGGCGGCCGCGGCGGTGATGCCCCACGGCAGGGCGTCCAGCATGAAGCGCCCCACCGCCACGCCGGCGCCCAGCGCCGTCAGCGGGCCCGGGACGCTGTGGTTCCCGCCGTGGAACTTGGCATGGGCGACGGGCAGCACGTCGATGGCGATGGCCACCACATCGGGCTTGGGCTCCTGCGCCACCGCGTTGCCGTTCTGGACGAAGGCGGTGGTGATGGCCTGCTGGAAAGCATCGGCGAAGGTGGTGTCGCTATGGCGGGTCAGATAGACCTGCACCGGCGGTTTTTGCCCCGTCTGTTCGGACAGATAGGCGGAAACTGCCGAGGCGACGTCGTTGGCCACGATCACCCAATGGGCCATCGTTTCCATCTTGTACTGCGGCTGGGTCATGAAGGGGGCCGCCACCGGCCGTTCCGCGCAGCCGGACAGCAGGCCACCGGCCAACATAAGGCCGCACGCGGCCAGCGGCAGGCGCCAGGGAAGGCGGCGTGGGGACGATGGGAAAACGGACGCGGCGCGGGGCATGGGGCGGCTCATCTCTGGGCGACAACCGCCCAGCGGGGCGATCCACCCGACAGATAAGCAAACACCGTGCCGAGCGCCTTCACGCGCTGGCGGAGGGGCTGTCCGCCGGCGTCAGGACGGTGGAGGCGCTGTCGTCGCCCTTGGTCCGCTCCGTCTCCGGCGCGCGGCCCTGGATCTGGAAGCACAGCGTCTCGGCGATGTTGGTGGCGTGGTCGCCGATGCGTTCCAGGTTCTTGGCCGCGAACATCAGATGGGTGCAGGCGGTGATGCGCTGCGGCGCTTCCATCATGTAGGTCAGCAGTTCGCGGAACAGGGCGGTGTAGGCGAGATCCACCTCGCTGTCGGCATCGCGCACGGCCAATGCGGCCACCGCGTCGCGGTCGGCATACGCCGTCACCACCTGGGTCAGCATGTCGTTGGCGGCATCGCCGATGCGACGCAGCGACCGGGTCAGTTCCACCTCCGGCAACTGGTTCAGCGCCAGGGAGCGCTTGGCGACGTTGGCGGCGAAGTCGCCGATGCGTTCCAGGTTGGTGGCGATCTTCAACGCCGCCACCACCTCACGCAGGTCGCGGCCCACCGGCGCCCGCAAGGCCAGCACCTTCAGGGCCTGGGCCTCCACCTGGCGTTCCAGGGTGTCGATGCGGGCGTCACTGGCCATCACGGCGGCGGCCAGGTCGCCGTCGCGGTCCAGCGTGGCCTTCAGCGCCTGGCCCAGTTGAACCGACGCCAGCCGCCCCATCTCGGTGATGGCGTGGTGGAGTTGGGCCAGTTCCTCATCATAGGACGCCACGATATGGCCGGTGGACATGCGCTCTCTCATTTCTCGGGGACGGCCATCTGACCGGAAGATAGGGACCAAGCATGGTCGAAGCGGCCCCAACGTCAATGTTTTCTTAGCAAAGGAGTAGGATGTTCAGTTGTAACCAGTCCAAAAGAAATACAGACTGCGACCCAAATTTCGTACTGTCATTGAAAGGCCCGGCCAGGGCATGACCCCTCACGAATTGATCGCCGTTCTGGAAAAGCACGACCGTTGGCTGAAAAAGAAAACCGGCGGCGCGCGGGCAATGCTGCCCCTGGTTGATTTGCAGGGGGCCAGCTTCTCCGGCATGAATCTGCAATCCGCCAAGTTGTCCGGGGCCAACCTCACTGGCTGTGACTTCACGAATGTCAACCTCAGCCTGGCCGATCTTTTCGCGGCGCGGTTGAACCGCGCCGTCCTGGTCAACGCCAACCTCTATCGCGCCGACCTGCGCGGCGCCCATCTGCGCGGCGCCCGCCTGAAGGGCGCCATCCTGCGCGAGGCCGATTTGCGCGGCGGGGCGCTGCTGGACCGCCGGGGCCCCGGCCAGGTCAGCATGATGCAGTCCGACCTGCGCGGCGCCGACATGGATGACGCCCTGCTGTCCAGCGCCAACCTGGCCGGCGCCGACCTCAGCGAAAGCAGCATGGTGGGGGCCGACTGCTCCGGCGCGCAACTGGCCGGCTGCAACCTGTCCAAAGCGATGCTGAAGGCCGCCAACTTCACCGGCTGCGACATGCGGGGCGTCAACCTGTCGGGCAGCAACCTGACCGGCGCCGTGCTGCGCGACTGCCGCCTGGCTGGCGCCACGCTGGCCGGCGCCATCCTGACCAATGCCGACCTGACGGGCGCCAACCTGGAAGGCGTGGACCTGTCGGGCGTGGACACCACCGGCGCCAACCTGGCCCGCGGTTCGGAAAACTTCTCACAGAAGATCCAGGAGGCGCTGAACCTGCACCGCACCTGGATCAACACCAACGGCGCCAAGGGCGTGCGCGCCGAACTGGCGGCCGAGGATCTGAGCCACATCGACCTGAACGGCGTGAACCTCAGCGGCGCCAACCTGAAGAACGCCAAGCTGGTGGGCGCCAAGCTGCGCGACGCCCTGTTCATCATGTCCGACCTGGCCGGCGCGGACCTGCGGGGCGCCGACCTCAGCGGCGCCACCATGGACGGCGTCAGCCTGCGCGGCACCGACCTGACCGGCGCCAAGCTGGACGGAGCGGAAATCGGCTCCGTCGATATCAAGGGGCCGGACGGGCGCCCCACCGGCCGGCTGTGGCCCGCCAACCTGGCCGATGCCCAGCTGACGCACGCCAGCCTGCAACGCGCCAACCTGCGCAGCGCCAACCTGACCGGCGCCGACCTGCGTGCCGCCGACCTCAGCGGCGCCAACCTGATCGACGCCAACCTGCGCGGGACCCAGCTGGAGGGTGCCCAGCTGGACGGCGCCACCATGCCGGCCGCCATCAACGACGACGACGACTGATCGCCC
Proteins encoded in this region:
- the phoU gene encoding phosphate signaling complex protein PhoU; its protein translation is MSTGHIVASYDEELAQLHHAITEMGRLASVQLGQALKATLDRDGDLAAAVMASDARIDTLERQVEAQALKVLALRAPVGRDLREVVAALKIATNLERIGDFAANVAKRSLALNQLPEVELTRSLRRIGDAANDMLTQVVTAYADRDAVAALAVRDADSEVDLAYTALFRELLTYMMEAPQRITACTHLMFAAKNLERIGDHATNIAETLCFQIQGRAPETERTKGDDSASTVLTPADSPSASA
- the rlmB gene encoding 23S rRNA (guanosine(2251)-2'-O)-methyltransferase RlmB, with the translated sequence MLYGQHPVVAAWTNPERRCKALLATAAGLDLMTEAFAAATAAGLTRPAPTVVEREALDRLLPAGAVHQGLVLDASPLPELDVADVTRACGETDMVVVLDQVTDPHNVGAILRSAAAFGAKAVIVQDRHAPEVTGVLAKTASGALEVVPIVRVTNLSRALTELQEGGFWCVGLAESGPKALHELDFPGRVAVVMGSEGDGLRRLTMERCDALAHLPTRPPIGSLNVSNAAAVALYEVARRR
- a CDS encoding pentapeptide repeat-containing protein — encoded protein: MTPHELIAVLEKHDRWLKKKTGGARAMLPLVDLQGASFSGMNLQSAKLSGANLTGCDFTNVNLSLADLFAARLNRAVLVNANLYRADLRGAHLRGARLKGAILREADLRGGALLDRRGPGQVSMMQSDLRGADMDDALLSSANLAGADLSESSMVGADCSGAQLAGCNLSKAMLKAANFTGCDMRGVNLSGSNLTGAVLRDCRLAGATLAGAILTNADLTGANLEGVDLSGVDTTGANLARGSENFSQKIQEALNLHRTWINTNGAKGVRAELAAEDLSHIDLNGVNLSGANLKNAKLVGAKLRDALFIMSDLAGADLRGADLSGATMDGVSLRGTDLTGAKLDGAEIGSVDIKGPDGRPTGRLWPANLADAQLTHASLQRANLRSANLTGADLRAADLSGANLIDANLRGTQLEGAQLDGATMPAAINDDDD